Within the Ciconia boyciana chromosome 19, ASM3463844v1, whole genome shotgun sequence genome, the region GTGCCTCAGTTAACAATTCTCCCCCTGTGAGTAAGCTTCCTTGCCTGACTTTATCTCCTACACTATGCCATGGTCAAAGACTTTATGGGAACATATGGGATCCCGACACATTTCAAGTTATTACTGTGAaaccaagagaagaaaatgatagCTGGAGACACGTGAAGTACAACTCTCATTAAGTATTACAGCATCGTTTTCCAGCTGATATATTTTGGATTTcaaatttcttctgcaaatttACATCTTCTGGaataaaaaagaggaagaagagcaaagcatttttctgtcagGTTCATAAGTGActaaggaaaatgtgaaaataagaaagcattATATTTGAATGAACAGATATACCAGAATTTGTGTGTCAAAGGTTCTGGAGATTCAGCCCCAATCTTTGTTAGAAGCTTTGGACACTTTGCAGCTTACTAATAATCTCAGAATGACATTATGTGGCCACAgttgaaaaattgaaaaggcaagaggaaaaaaaaaaaaaggcaagactCACCAATTCGATTATTTGTGTGGTCTCTCACTCGAGAATCGATAGGGCAATCTGGGGCATTTCCATTGCTCTGTGCCACATCAGTCACACTCAGATCAGGACTATATGCTTTTTCTGTACTGGAGACCAAGTTATTGTTGGTTTCCAAAGGGAGGGTTCTGTCAATTAACTCCTTCTCTTCTCGCCCACTGTCAGTAGTCCGTATGATCTTCTGGCAATacaaagaggagagaagaagtGGGGTGAATGTAAAAACAACACTGTGAAGATTGCAATAGGTCTACAGAATCCTTCTGTGGCAGTCAGACTAACATACTGTACTTCATAGCACCACTGTCACAAGGAGTAAAAAATTCCAAAGTGTTTCTTTGAACTAGGTTCCTGCATCACTTAAGgccatatttaaaaatatcatttctaAGCTAAATTCACAGATTTTCAATTACATTTGCAAGAATGTACCTCACTTCCACTGAAATCCAGTTTCCTGGACCTGCTTGGATGCTTTGGTAAATTCCACTGCCTTGTCTGCAATTTAGACGCCGATGAACCTTTGTAAATTCACCTATTTGTCATTTTGACTTTTTGCCAAAGTCTTATATTGTATTGCCAAAGTCTTATATTGTATAAAGTCTTATATTGTATGCTCTGTTGCAGAGTCTGCTATCCTGTAATATAGTAGCAGCTGCATTCTGGGGGGCTGAAGCTCAGTAGCACTTTTCAGCAAAAAGTATAACACCAGTGAGAAAGATAGATGCTGGAGGTAAGAATTTTAAGGGATTTGGCCAGAAAGAACTTTaacaagatatttttcatatttagttGTGAGATAAGTATCAGAGGACAAACCTGTACAGATGTGTAGTCATATGGTGAGAGAGTCAAAcagtcaaaactgaaaatatatggTTTAACTTCCTCTTAGATTTTGCAAAGACCTACCACGCTCCTatggaagaacaaaacaagCCAGAGGTTGAACTGGTTGAACTTCAAAATGGAATTGCCCCAGCAGAACCTCAGGTACGATAAACAGGCTCAGACTAGCTATTATGTGAAGAATTAATTACAAACAGTCCTTTAAAAGAGGAGCCAGAATCTGAGAGAGGATAAAGGTCCTGCATCACAAATTTCTGATGGTTCCTagctctgcttctgtttccacaaggttggaaaagaaaaaaaaaatagtaagattttgaaatgtgtaGTTTAAAACTCTTGCTCATGTCTGACTCGCTATGAAAGCAAGAGTGGAAGCTCCCCACAACTCAGCAATTAGAAATGACACACTGAAATTATGATAGCTGATTGCAACCAGATTTATTAGAATAAGTATTATCTTGTATGTGTGCAGATGtacaacatttaaaagcaaactgatttaaaaaaagaaaaaacaatctaAAGAGTGTTTTAGCAGATATGGACATTTAAAGATAACAAGCCTAATAAACTGAGAAGACTCAGAGGATGGAAGTTGCTATAATTTCACTGGAAGTGGGGGAATCAAACAGAGCTGTGATGATTTCAGCAGCTGAGGAACTGCTTTCTGTTGTTACTATATTGACTGATATTTGTCTTGTTCATCTGCAAACTATACTGTTAAACCAGAAGCTGGTCCCGGTGGAAAGTCTTCCAGACAAACAATACCCACTGTGTACCCATATTACAGTCATTCCAAATCCTACAAAGAGGGAGGCAGAAGAAGAGTACAAATCCCACTCGTGTGACTGGAGCAGTAAGATAAAATGGGACTGACAGACAAAGTTCTCCCAGAAGTTAGAAAAGGCATGTTCATCCTGTGATTTTGGATCTTGTCCCATAGAATGCAACATGAATGGCATAAGACCAAACCAAATACTCCCTTCACAAGCAAGATTGGCAGCATCACATTATTTAACACCACATTAAACATAGCCCAAGACATGAAAGTAGCAATTCCTAGTACATCTCATCACTACACCTAGAGGATCATGCATTGTAGAGGACAGTCCAAACAAAAAGACTGGCACTCTTtaacagaacatttaaaaataatcattatttACATTGGAATGGAAAGCAATCTGTTTTGGAATATTGTTCACACTTACTGCGTATTTGTTCCCTAGATCAGAACCTgcaatggaaaaaggaaaaattagcagaagaaaattcacAGCAATCACAAGAATGTTAATATTTGCTCTGAAACATCACCTAGGCATGTCCTAAACTACTCTACTGCCCAACCCATCTGCATTATGCTTTCTTTACCACTGAGGGCACACTTACATGACATGGCTGAGGTGAACCAGCAACATGTTGCTGCCAAGAGTGGGAGGTCCTGCTCTCCCCAAAGCCCTTTGTGGCCATCCCTATCGCTCTCCCCACACCACAACTGGTATTCATCTAATGAAATGATGAACTGATTAAACTTTCTAGATAAGCAGAAGACaggcttattaaaaaaaaaaaagtttaaaaatgttaataactTTCTACTAGATTAACAAGTTGGATCAGTTCATCATGTGGTCAGATGAATATTAAGGGGATGGGATTTTATGCAAGGATGGAGGAAAGGAACACTGGGCCAAGAAGAGAGTTGGGAAGAAGGGAGTGTACAGCATCCTTCTGCAGTACCATGAAGCTAGACAGGCTTAGGCCTACTACCTAATTTCACCCTGACATGCAGCCCCCTTTATTTTCAATGCATCAGCGCTACAATGCTGCACAGTAAGAGTTTCTATTGTGTAAGGCAAGTGAGGAAGCAAAAATTCCATTTTGAGAAAATTAAGCTGCACACAAGAGGTGTTAAGTCGTATTCCTGAATAAATGAGTAGAAAAAGCTCTGATGTGTGGTGGTTAGGAGAATCTAACACAACAGAAGAGAATGGATCAGCCAATGGAAATGGAAGCGCTGAGAGGGGAGTAGTTAATTGGGCAAAATGTGCGTACTCTAGGGGATCTGTACAGGTTGCTGCGGCTAACACCCACTTTTTCTGGAACACGTCTCCCACATTCGAGTGCCCAGAAGTTAATCGGGCGTTTCTGCAGGAAAGCCTCCCTGCGCTGACAGAGCGCCCAACCGGTCAGGTGCGGCGGGAAAAAGGCGCCATCTAGCGGCTGGTCACATCCAGCGCGTCACCGGCCTGCGCGGGACAGGCGGCAGCCCTGGCCTGCGTGTCCGCAGGTAACACACATCTGACATGGAAACGTTCCACgttttaaattcaaattctgtaaaataaagttCCATATTAAAACTAGCCACTTATTCTTTAGACATATGGATTACAATTCCTGGTCCATCAGTCACTCACCTTGAGATTTGAGCCCGCATTTGTGTGAAGTGATGGAATGCAGATGTGCTGATAAAAGAAACCATTCATTTAGCAAGACTCATCATGGAGCATATAGGCTCTAACAGCTTTACCACAGCCACGAGTCTACAACTAGCCTACAACGTGCATGTACTGCTTTCCATAAAAGAGGGAATGTGGCTCTGCAGGCACACCCCACATGTAACTCTAGGCAAAGCTACAGAGAGTCAGCATCAGTAAAAATCACTCTTCCTCTCACGCTCAAAGTCCAACCCTATCCCAGGAACCAACAAATACTCACAAAACACTTCAGGTATCATTTAATATTAGTGTCTGTACTGAGAGAAGAAACCACTGGTTACCCTTTCCCCACCCAGCTTGCAGCATCTTCCTCCATAAATTCACAGCTGCTTCAAACTTTCTCTCATGTTCTCCAACACGCTGCATGAACAGTTTGCCTAGAACCCTTATCTGGCCCGCCTCCACCAGGCAGTAGTCAACATTCTCTTCCCCAGTGACCTCCACAAAATTTTGGGATATTTGAGTCCCCAGTTGGCATATACTTGGAGATCAAACAGCATGCTATCTATCACAGCTTTAAAAACTCACGCTTTCCTTTGAGGATGAGGATCCGCTTCTTGCAAACCttccatttccaaaataacAGCATGCCCACAAGTAGCACTATCACAGAGAGAACCACTCCCCAAAGAACTAGACCTATagcacagaaagggaaagggagtaCAGGAAAGGCTCAGAAAAGGCAGAGGGGGAACTATTAGTAGATCGATGTGTTTGGACATAGAACCATGGACAACATTTCACAAGTTGTAGGAGATTTGCAGGAAGCTCCCATATCAAAATTGCATTTACCAAAGATATATCCAAATAAAACACACTAGACAGAGTAAATGCTTTATCTTTGTTACCTCCAGTTGTCGTCTCCCCCTTGGCTGAGGTGGGAAAAGTGCCAGCCAGAGCTTTGTCCTCAGGAGTTGAACTGGGGTTTTCAGTTGCTGTGGCACGTAAAAGAACACTAGCAATGGTCACCAGGTTCTCCTCAAACCTCCTTAGGTCAGAGTTATTTGTTTCATTGCTGAATCTCATGGACAAAGTGCTTGGGGTGAGGTAGGTGGGCAATTGGTCCAGGCAAACCTGATCGTGTGTGGCATTTCCTTTGCTTAGCGCTACTTTGTTTAACTCGGCACAGCTAGGGAATGAAAGAGAACAGCGTGTCGGTGCTAGAGGAAACTTCCATGGTACAAGATAAGAGTATTTTCCACATGACAgacatccctttggtcattttTGTACCACCTGCATTTattgctttcagtgaaaaagccATTAACCTTCTTCTCACCCGTGTGGCATTAATTCTTGACCTGGATGCAAACCTGATACTCACACGCGTCTATAATTCCACTGTACTCAGTAAATGAGGCAAGAGggattccttccttcctccagtACAGAGCTGTGCAACAGGTATAAAGAGAGGCCTTCTAAACTCTGCACATAGGCCCAAAGCTATCCCATTGCCTCTAAGATAAATTTGTAGACTTTGCACCAGAACTGACAGGTGTCCCTTTTCATCCTTTCTTAACTTTAATTAATTAGTTAGTCAATTTATGGACTTACTTCGTGTGGGGCTTGCAGATGTCAGTGCTGGAGATTTGATCAGAGAAGGTCCCAGAAGGGCACTCTTCACAAGTAACATCATTTGTCGAGGTgcctgaataaaaataatgactgAGGACCAACCAACCAAAATGCATCAGGTCCAGGCCTATGGCCAAGGTCAGGAAAGGTAAGCTAGACAGGTAGGAATTCCTACCTCTGACTTTGACTCCAAAACCAGGCTTGCAAAGAGTGTGCTGCTGGCATCGTATGCAGGTGTTCAGAACAGGGGTTTGACAGAACAGGCCTGGTCGGCACTCACACACGCGGCTAGAATTGAAGGAACAGGGTTCTTTCTCCACAAGGTCAGATTCTGTGGGGAAGAAACAGATGGGGTAACAAAGGATCACCCTGCAAGGAAAACTCAAAGCAGGGGCCAAAGATGAGCAACATCAGTTCGAAGGCTCAGGAAGCAGAACAGGCTGCTGGCACTCTTGCAATGGCAACTTAAGTCATGAATAATTGGAGAAGCCTATAGACAATGGCTTGTAATATAcgacagaaagcagaaatcagaCTGGGATAGCTTTGGATGAGAGAATTTTTAGGTAGTCCCAGGTCATACAGGGAGCGATACTGATTATGTGCAAGGTAGCATTCTGCTCTCCAGATCAGTAACCAAGGATGGATAATTTTGCTGCTGGAAATtctaaatgaataaaatataaaatgtaaataaaatatagagAGACAATATAACTGTGAGATATGGGTGAGGGAAAGCAAACCTTTTGTGCATGATACACAAGCGTCACATCGTGGCTTTTGGAATTCTTCATTAACATATTGTTCAGGTCCACATCTCATGCAGTCTTCATCTGGGTCCCTAggacatgctttctttttaacatagcctagagaaagaaaaacaaaatatgcaggATACCTGTTCAGAATCACAACAGGAAACGACCATCCTGAAGTGTTCTTCTATGcccatttcacagaatcacagaatcgtagaggttggaaaagacctttaagatcattgagtccagtCTTCTCTTTGTACCTGTCATTTGGTTTCTCTAGCACATTTTTGCCTTTGCCATTCACGTGTGAAGGGATCACCACTGTCCTGTTACAGCAACACTATGCATGGTATTATCACAGTCAGTATGGATTGCTGCAGAATGGGCACATGGCAAGTCGTTTGCTGACAGGCAGAAAAGACCGCCAAGTCTGCAGTGAGGGCAATATTGTCCTGCCATTACCAAGTTCCCAGGCaactgtttttcatgttttcttctttcttcttctataGCAACCGAGTCCTGATATTTTGCTACCTAAGGCAtcacttttcctttcaaaagctgCCAGAATCGCCTAGGTGCACATGGATTCATGCAGGGACAACCCCATCTCCCATGTTCAGAATAGAAGGTTACAAGATGGTACTTCTTGAGCTGTGCCCTATATACCCCTAGCAGGTTTGCAGTAGGTTGCTTTCTGAGCAGTCCTGCTAGTCTTACAGTTGCCTCGACAGTTGTGAGATGGTTTAATTTTccaattgttttcctttaaaaaaatcaaattacataTGTATGTCTTTTTGATGCTGGATGTATATGCTACACACTTTCTCTGCTCAACACTTCCAACTCACCTGGACTCATTGCTCACAGTTTGCAAGCATACTACCCTGGATCTCGCAGACCTTCTGTGTATATGCAGCATGCATGAAGTGGAGCAGCTGCCTGAATTAGATGGCCTCTGGAGGTCTTTGCCAAACTTAAGCTATTCTATGTTTATGTCTGGTAATCATTTTCTAGTCACTagcttttaaaagcatccaGCTGGCAAGCTGGGTACAATAACCAGCTAGGAGTACGGGAAAGGCTGGGACAGAAGCATTCCTAATGTTTCAGCTCCTGAAGCGACAGATGAGGTATTCTACCACTGGCCATAGTGGCAAAGAAATTAGAAGGCACAGTGGTCAGATGTGACCTTGTGGCCTTGCTAGGAGGTGGAAATAACTACCAGAGGGTAAGGAACAGGGGCAGttgcagaagcaaaaggaaaagctaaagCAGCAACATAAAGATAGAAAGAGTTGAATGTTTCACAGGTGGGAAACAGAAGGAGAGAAACGAACCCCAGTTTCAGCATCCAGCCTGTATCGCCCGATCACAAAGAGTTAACCGCAGGGAGGCGGAACCTGGCAGGGAAATAATTCACCTACTATGCATTTTGGCAAGCATGGTGTAGGAGTGCAGGTAAAAACATCTGTGCTATATTTGGCCCACTAAATACCACCAGACAAGCCTGAACCACGTCACGCCCACCTCCTCAAAACTACTTGTCTGAGACTATTCTTTTCAAGATGGGGGCTGATTGCTGAATCTCAGCACTCAGGCTGCACACATGTGTACCTGCACGTGTGTGtcattttccccttcctcccccaacaACCCAAAAGCTTTAACTTCAGTTATTTGAGATTTCCTGTACACATGGGTCCCTCCCTTGGGGGATGTGTGCCCCAGGTACAGTAGCTTTGAAGCTTGCCTAACAGTGTCTTCCAGTGCTGTTCTCCACTGATTGTGTTCATAGCTCAACAACCAGATAAAAGACTGAGTGGTAGGAATACCAGCTGCAATCACCTGTACAGAAAAATGTACTGAAAGTAAGTAGATGCAATAAGTGTTTTAAGTGTTCTTCTTTTGTGAGTATGTGTGTTCATTCACTCCTGAGGATTTGCTGTTAACTGTGGgtgggaaattattttgagaGTTGACTGCAGCACTGTCTTGTGGAGCTGGATATCTGATTTAGagtctaaaacaaaaaaacaaaaaaccaaccaaacaaaaaaggtaaaaaaccataaacagaataaacagaAGTGAAGTGGAATACCAGCTTCTGCATAACATGAGCTCTTCTAGCATATACCATTATTTCCCATGAAAGTCTCTGTTCCTCCCCTTGACAggagggaaatattttgttctgtgatgacagaaagaaaatattcttctggTATCCCAGGTATGAAGTCTCATTTTACCTGCACAAGAATTAAGTACATGAGAAGAGATGTGGCAGCTGTAGAAATTGATTAGAATGATCTTTTGAGGTTTGATTTGAAGTTTATCTTGAAATTGAACTTGAAATTaactttgaaacagaagatggCTGGCATGTGGGCCTGTGTGCTCAGATTGAAAGCTGTACATCTGTGGGCTGGAACACAAGGAAAGTAAAGCCAGGCTGCATCAAGAGTTTGAGATGCTCCACTTAGATTAAATGGAGTTTCAGAAAAGCTCCTCTTTCTTTGCAGGGAGCAGTTGAGTTAGTAGCAGATATGAAGAGGTTATTGCTTGAAGGAGTAGTggaagattaaaattaaaaaggattCTTATAAGTTTCTGTTGT harbors:
- the TNFRSF8 gene encoding tumor necrosis factor receptor superfamily member 8 isoform X1; the protein is MAACSLAQGLWLLLLFQDTQAAPQASLSPSHSCDTLGNWFYDETSRSCCYQCPSGYVKKKACPRDPDEDCMRCGPEQYVNEEFQKPRCDACVSCTKESDLVEKEPCSFNSSRVCECRPGLFCQTPVLNTCIRCQQHTLCKPGFGVKVRGTSTNDVTCEECPSGTFSDQISSTDICKPHTNCAELNKVALSKGNATHDQVCLDQLPTYLTPSTLSMRFSNETNNSDLRRFEENLVTIASVLLRATATENPSSTPEDKALAGTFPTSAKGETTTGGLVLWGVVLSVIVLLVGMLLFWKWKVCKKRILILKGKPHLHSITSHKCGLKSQGSDLGNKYAKIIRTTDSGREEKELIDRTLPLETNNNLVSSTEKAYSPDLSVTDVAQSNGNAPDCPIDSRVRDHTNNRIEKIYIMNADTVIVGSISEVPSGKNCAARGCESNVDAQENMEEELAMHYPEQETESFAGNDVMVPVEEEGKEFHHPTTATEK
- the TNFRSF8 gene encoding tumor necrosis factor receptor superfamily member 8 isoform X2; protein product: MRCGPEQYVNEEFQKPRCDACVSCTKESDLVEKEPCSFNSSRVCECRPGLFCQTPVLNTCIRCQQHTLCKPGFGVKVRGTSTNDVTCEECPSGTFSDQISSTDICKPHTNCAELNKVALSKGNATHDQVCLDQLPTYLTPSTLSMRFSNETNNSDLRRFEENLVTIASVLLRATATENPSSTPEDKALAGTFPTSAKGETTTGGLVLWGVVLSVIVLLVGMLLFWKWKVCKKRILILKGKPHLHSITSHKCGLKSQGSDLGNKYAKIIRTTDSGREEKELIDRTLPLETNNNLVSSTEKAYSPDLSVTDVAQSNGNAPDCPIDSRVRDHTNNRIEKIYIMNADTVIVGSISEVPSGKNCAARGCESNVDAQENMEEELAMHYPEQETESFAGNDVMVPVEEEGKEFHHPTTATEK